Within Hydrogenoanaerobacterium saccharovorans, the genomic segment GGCGGCGTAACCGAAGATCTTGCTCGCGAGGCTATGCGTCTTGCAGCACACAAACTGCCAATCAAATGCAAATTTGTTTACAAAAATAAGGAAGAGGAGTGTGAAAAGTAATGAAGGCCACCGAGATTCGCGAAATGTCCGCTGCAGAGCTCAATCAAAAGCTTACTGACCTCAAGGCCGAGCTTTTCAATCTGCGCTTCCAGCACGCTATCAACCAGCTCGATAACCCGATGCGCATCAAGGCCGTGAAAAAAGACATTGCTCGCATCAAAACGGTTATGCACGCGTTGGAACTGAAAAACGTGCAGTAATTGAAGGGAGGATTTAGCTTTGGAGAGAAACCTGAGAAAAACTAGGGTTGGTAAAGTTGTCAGCGATAAAATGGACAAAACAGTTGTCATTGCAATTGCAGATAACGTAAAGCACCCCCTTTACAAGAAAATCATAAGAAGAACCGTTAAGTTGAAGGCTCATGACGAGAACAACACTTGCGGAATAGGCGATAGAGTTCTGGTTATGGAGACACGTCCCATCTCGAAAGACAAAAGATGGAGAGTTGTAGAAGTAATCGAGAAGGCTAAGTAATTGATTACCACAAATTAGTCTATTCGGAAGGAGGAACGCTCTGTGATTCAGATGCAGACCTATCTTAAGGTAGCCGATAACACCGGTGCAAAGGAACTTATGTGTATTCGTGTACTGGGAGGCACCCGTAGAAGATACGCCAACATCGGCGACGTTGTTGTTGCTTCCGTTAAAAAAGCAGCACCCGGCGGCGTTGTGAAAAAAGGCGACGTAGTAAAAGCTGTCATTGTTCGTTCTGCTAAAGGACTGGGTCGTGACGATGGAACATACATCCGTTTCGACGAGAATGCAGCAGTTATTATCAAGGAAGATAAAAACCCGAAGGGCACACGTATTTTTGGCCCGGTAGCGAGGGAACTCCGTGATAAGGATTACCTCAAGATATTAAGCCTCGCACCCGAGGTGCTCTAATTGGAGGTGCACTTATAGTGAATAAAGTTCACGTCAAAAAGGGCGACACAGTCGTCGTTTTGTCTGGTAAAGACAAAGGCAAAAAGGGCAAGGTTCTTGAAGTAAGCCCGCGTGAGGAAAAAGTCATCATTGAAGGTATCAACATGGTTTCAAAACATGTTAAACCTCGTAAGATGGGTGAACCCGGCGGTATTGTCAAGGCTGAAGCACCTATGTATGCCTGCAAAGTAATGCTTGTTTGCCCAAAATGCGGCAAACCGACAAGACTTGCTCATAAAATCATGGCTGATGGATCCAAACTGCGCGCATGCAAAAACGAAAAATGCGGCGAAACATTCTAAAGAGGAGGAAAAAACATGGCTAGATTGAAAGACTTTTATGCAAATGAAGTAGCCCCGGCAATGATGAAAAAATTTGGCTACAAAAGTGTCATGCAGATTCCGAAACTCGAGAAAATCGTTGTTAACGTAGGTTGCGGCGAGGCGAGAGATAATCAGAAAATGATTGACGCTATCATCACCGATTTGCAAGCAATTACCGGTCAAAGACCTGTAGTTTGCAAAGCTAAAAAATCGGTTGCAAACTTTAAGCTCCGTGAAGGACAAAACATCGGTGCGAAGGTTACCCTTCGTAACGGTAACATGTATGAGTTTCTCGACAGACTTTTCAACGTGGCTCTGCCCCGTGTAAGAGACTTTCGCGGAATTAATGCCAACGGCTTTGACGGCCGCGGCAACTACAACATGGGTCTGCGTGAGCAATTGATTTTCCCTGAGATCGAGTATGACAAGATCGACAAGGTACGCGGTATGGACATCTGTTTTGTAACCACCGCAAACACGGACGAAGAAGCTCGTGAGTTACTCACATTAATGGGCGCTCCGTTCGCTAAATAAGGAGGGTAATTTAGTGGCTAAGAAGTCAATGAAAGTTAAACAACAGTTGGCACCTAAATTCTCCACTCGCGCTTATAACAGATGTAAAATTTGCGGCAGACCCCATGCTTATATCCGCAAATTCGGCATTTGCCGTATCTGCTTCAGGGAACTTGCCTACAAAGGCCAGATCCCCGGCGTGAGAAAAGCTAGCTGGTAAGCTTAAGAGCGAAGGAGGTTGACTGTATGCATATCACCGATACAATTGCAGATTTGCTGACTCGAATCAGAAATGCAAGTTCTGCAAAACATGATACGGTTGATATTCCGGCGTCTAATATGAAAAAGTCAATCGTACAGATTCTGTTGGATGAAGGTTATATCAAGGCTTACACTGTCATTGAAGACGGTAAGCAGGGTATCATCCGTGTTACATTGAAATACGGACCAAACAAATCACAGATTATCACCGGGCTGCGTCGTGTTTCTAAACCGGGCCTGCGTATTTACACCAATTGTGAAGATATGCCGAAGGTAATGAAGGGGCTGGGTATTGCTATCCTCTCTACTTCAAAAGGAATCATGACAGACAAAAATGCTAGAAAAGAGAATGTAGGCGGCGAAGTCCTTGCATTCATTTGGTAAGGAGGTGCAATAAATGTCTCGTATAGGTAGAAAACCCATTACGGTACCTGCCGGTGTAGATATTAAAATCGACGGCAACACCGTAACAGCAAAAGGACCAAAAGGCTCTTTGACGGAATCCTTTCACAAGGATATGGCAATCACACTTGAAGGCGGAGAGATTATCGTTTCTCGTCCGTCCGAGGACAAATTGCACAAAAGCCTGCATGGTTTAACCCGTACACTCGTTGCCAATATGGTTGAGGGTGTTACAAACGGTTTTAAAAAAGAACTCGAGATTAACGGTGTTGGTTACCGTGCCGCTAAAGCTGGCAAAAGAGTAACCCTGATTCTCGGCTTCTCTCACCAGGTATTCGTTGATGATACGGATGAGATCACCGTAGATGTTCCTGCACCAAACAAACTGATTGTTTCCGGCATGGATAAACAAAAAGTTGGACAGTTTGCTGCGGAAATTCGTGAGCTGCGTCCGCCCGAGCCGTACAAGGGCAAAGGTATCAAGTATGTTAACGAGGTTATTATCCGTAAAGAGGGTAAAGCTGGTAAAGGCAAGAAGTAATGAAAGGAGTGTCGTAACATGGTGAAAAAGCCTGATAGTAACAAGGCAAGGCTTAAGAGACACTACAGAGTCCGCAACAAAATCAGCGGATCGGCTGAGTGCCCGCGCCTTAATGTATTCCGCTCCGCCAAACACATCTACGCCCAACTGATTGACGATGTCAGCGGTGTAACGCTTGCAGCAGCATCCACAGTGGATAAGGGCTTCGAAGGTTTCGGCGGTAATAAGGAAGCTGCTCACAAAGTAGGAGTGGCAATTGCAGAACGTGCTCTGGCAAAAGGCATCAAAGATGTGGTTTTTGATCGCAGTGGTTATATCTACCACGGCCGTGTCAAAGACCTGGCAGAAGGTGCACGCGAAGGCGGACTCAATTTCTAACAAGGAGGGATACTTTTGGCAAGAATAGATGCTTCTACACTCGATCTTCAGGAGAGAGTTGTGTCCATTAACCGTGTTTCCAAAACGGTTAAAGGTGGACGTATATTCAAGTTCGCAGCGCTTGTCGTTGTAGGTGACGGTAACGGCACTGTAGGATTTGGATTAGGAAAAGCTTCTGAGGTTCCCGATGCTATCCGCAAAGGAATTGAGGACGCTAAGAAAAACTTAATCAAAATTTCGCTAAAAGGCACTACAATTCCGCATGAGGTAATTGGTGTGTTTGGCGCTGGCAGAGTTTTGATGAAACCGGCTCCAGAAGGTACCGGCGTTATCGCCGGCGGCCCTGTACGTGCGGTTCTTGAAACAGCCGGCATCCGCGACATTCGTACAAAATGTCTGCGCTCCAACAACCCTTGCAATGTTGTAAATGCTACTATCAACGGGCTTGCTTCACTTCGCAGTCTTGAGCAAGTTGCAGCAATCCGTGGTAAAACAGCGCAAGAAATCTTAGGATAGGAGGGCGTGCAGTATGGCGCTTAAAATTAAACTGGTTAAGAGTTTTATTGGAAGAAAAGACGACCAGATTGCAACCGCAAATTCAATGGGGCTCCGTGTGATCGGTGACCAGACTATCCAACCGGATAATGAATCCACAAGGGGTAAAATCGCAAAAATTTCCCACCTCATTGAGGTAACCGAAGAGTAAGCAAGGAGGTGCGAGTATCATGAAATTGCATGAACTTTCCGCGGTTCCAGGCGCTAACAAAGAATGCTACCGTAAAGGTAGAGGCGCTGGTTCCGGTAATGGCAAAACAGCTGGTAAAGGCCACAAAGGCCAAAACGCGCGTTCAGGCGGCGGTGTAAGACCGGGCTTTGAAGGCGGACAAATGCCGCTGCAAAGACGTGTTCCGAAAAGAGGATTCGTCAACATTTTTGCTACAAAGTATGCTACAATTAACGTTTCAGATTTAAACAAGTTTGAAGACGGTGCTGTTGTAGATGCACAGGCGATTGTTGCAGCTGGGCTATTGAAGAAGACTCTGGATGGCGTTAAAGTACTGGGCAACGGCGAGTTGACCAAAAAACTCACCGTCAAAGTGGCTGCCTTCTCCGCTTCTGCAAAGCAGAAAATTGAGCAGGCAGGCGGATTGGCGGAGGTGAAATAGGGATGTTTAGTACCTTGAGAAATGCTTGGCGTATTGCCGACATTCGAAAGAAACTTCTATACACCTTAATGATTCTGATTATTTTCAGAGTCGGTTCCGCCATCCCCGTTCCGTTTTTAGATCCATCTGTGCTGAAAGAAAT encodes:
- the rpmC gene encoding 50S ribosomal protein L29 — its product is MKATEIREMSAAELNQKLTDLKAELFNLRFQHAINQLDNPMRIKAVKKDIARIKTVMHALELKNVQ
- the rpsQ gene encoding 30S ribosomal protein S17; protein product: MERNLRKTRVGKVVSDKMDKTVVIAIADNVKHPLYKKIIRRTVKLKAHDENNTCGIGDRVLVMETRPISKDKRWRVVEVIEKAK
- the rplN gene encoding 50S ribosomal protein L14, with the protein product MIQMQTYLKVADNTGAKELMCIRVLGGTRRRYANIGDVVVASVKKAAPGGVVKKGDVVKAVIVRSAKGLGRDDGTYIRFDENAAVIIKEDKNPKGTRIFGPVARELRDKDYLKILSLAPEVL
- the rplX gene encoding 50S ribosomal protein L24, coding for MNKVHVKKGDTVVVLSGKDKGKKGKVLEVSPREEKVIIEGINMVSKHVKPRKMGEPGGIVKAEAPMYACKVMLVCPKCGKPTRLAHKIMADGSKLRACKNEKCGETF
- the rplE gene encoding 50S ribosomal protein L5, producing MARLKDFYANEVAPAMMKKFGYKSVMQIPKLEKIVVNVGCGEARDNQKMIDAIITDLQAITGQRPVVCKAKKSVANFKLREGQNIGAKVTLRNGNMYEFLDRLFNVALPRVRDFRGINANGFDGRGNYNMGLREQLIFPEIEYDKIDKVRGMDICFVTTANTDEEARELLTLMGAPFAK
- a CDS encoding type Z 30S ribosomal protein S14 → MAKKSMKVKQQLAPKFSTRAYNRCKICGRPHAYIRKFGICRICFRELAYKGQIPGVRKASW
- the rpsH gene encoding 30S ribosomal protein S8, encoding MHITDTIADLLTRIRNASSAKHDTVDIPASNMKKSIVQILLDEGYIKAYTVIEDGKQGIIRVTLKYGPNKSQIITGLRRVSKPGLRIYTNCEDMPKVMKGLGIAILSTSKGIMTDKNARKENVGGEVLAFIW
- the rplF gene encoding 50S ribosomal protein L6 — encoded protein: MSRIGRKPITVPAGVDIKIDGNTVTAKGPKGSLTESFHKDMAITLEGGEIIVSRPSEDKLHKSLHGLTRTLVANMVEGVTNGFKKELEINGVGYRAAKAGKRVTLILGFSHQVFVDDTDEITVDVPAPNKLIVSGMDKQKVGQFAAEIRELRPPEPYKGKGIKYVNEVIIRKEGKAGKGKK
- the rplR gene encoding 50S ribosomal protein L18 gives rise to the protein MVKKPDSNKARLKRHYRVRNKISGSAECPRLNVFRSAKHIYAQLIDDVSGVTLAAASTVDKGFEGFGGNKEAAHKVGVAIAERALAKGIKDVVFDRSGYIYHGRVKDLAEGAREGGLNF
- the rpsE gene encoding 30S ribosomal protein S5, with translation MARIDASTLDLQERVVSINRVSKTVKGGRIFKFAALVVVGDGNGTVGFGLGKASEVPDAIRKGIEDAKKNLIKISLKGTTIPHEVIGVFGAGRVLMKPAPEGTGVIAGGPVRAVLETAGIRDIRTKCLRSNNPCNVVNATINGLASLRSLEQVAAIRGKTAQEILG
- the rpmD gene encoding 50S ribosomal protein L30, translating into MALKIKLVKSFIGRKDDQIATANSMGLRVIGDQTIQPDNESTRGKIAKISHLIEVTEE
- the rplO gene encoding 50S ribosomal protein L15, yielding MKLHELSAVPGANKECYRKGRGAGSGNGKTAGKGHKGQNARSGGGVRPGFEGGQMPLQRRVPKRGFVNIFATKYATINVSDLNKFEDGAVVDAQAIVAAGLLKKTLDGVKVLGNGELTKKLTVKVAAFSASAKQKIEQAGGLAEVK